The following coding sequences lie in one Ostrea edulis chromosome 8, xbOstEdul1.1, whole genome shotgun sequence genomic window:
- the LOC125662910 gene encoding proton-coupled folate transporter-like produces the protein MTLSIQLTEFSVNMSSSVFNLLVVNIIFFVYKIGESMLDTTTKPYLVSAVCYELISYKAHGNQTMCTDFEATPELEDHMQRLSGNYLIYHRLVLNIPAIPLALLCGSYSDRYGRKIPIFLPSLGSVFAVMFYILSDLVPMYRISLIYCGLALQGLFGKSSVITMAVNSIVCDLSNSYNRTKNMGILLSVNFIGVCIGSLLSGLVQDVFDLSITFLSATIFHGASILFTIVLLDETVEQKHELKSKATKCELCEVFRPSNLMDALQVIIKPRFMNNRRIIILLLVISLVTQTCRAGEADVNLLFITRSPLNWPKSWYGYLVALEYSVKGLGLFLLPVFSNYLMLSDATIILLGIVCKLIRLMWAGFCNASWMVFVSVAIGSMAGMITSALRSLISKMVDTDEAGKMFAILSVAETSSKFLGSLIFLNIYSFTAHIFPGTAFLVESFIYCCLLLALITVFKPLRTVQSTDSHYVILK, from the exons ATGACGTTGTCCATACAGCTCACagaattttcagtgaac ATGTCTTCGAGTGTCTTTAATTTGCTTGTAGTGAATATTATCTTCTTCGTTTACAAAATTGGCGAATCCATGTTGGATACGACAACAAAGCCTTATCTCGTCAGTGCAGTCTGTTATGAACTAATCTCATACAAAGCACATGGAAATCAGACGATGTGCACCGACTTCGAGGCTACACCTGAACTTGAAGATCACATGCAGAGGCTTTCCGGAAATTATCTGATTTACCACCGATTAGTTTTGAATATTCCCGCCATACCGCTTGCACTTCTGTGTGGGTCATACAGTGATAGATATGGAAGAAAAATACCCATCTTTCTGCCAAGTCTCGGTAGTGTCTTTGCggtgatgttttatatattgaGCGATTTGGTGCCGATGTACAGGATATCTTTGATATACTGTGGTCTTGCACTACAGGGTCTTTTCGGTAAGAGCTCTGTAATCACAATGGCAGTAAACAGCATCGTTTGTGATCTTTCCAACTCATACAATCGTACTAAAAACATGGGCATACTCTTATCCGTCAATTTCATCGGAGTGTGTATAGGCTCGCTGCTCTCTGGTTTGGTGCAGGACGTATTTGATCTCAGCATAACATTTTTGAGCGCCACGATCTTTCACGGAGCctcaattctgtttacaatcgTTCTACTCGACGAAACAGTAGAACAGAAACACGAGTTGAAGTCAAAGGCTACAAAATGTGAATTGTGTGAAGTATTCCGACCTTCCAATCTTATGGACGCTCTACAAGTTATCATCAAACCTCGCTTTATGAACAATAGAAGAATCATTATCTTACTTTTGGTTATTTCCCTCGTGACTCAAACCTGTAGGGCAGGAGAAGCAGACGTTAATCTTCTTTTTATTACAAGAAGTCCCCTTAACTGGCCAAAGTCTTGGTATGGCTACCTCGTGGCTTTAGAATATTCTGTCAAAGGCCTTGGTTTGTTTCTACTGCCAGTGTTCTCAAATTATCTCATGCTTTCGGATGCCACGATTATACTGTTAGGAATTGTGTGTAAATTGATTCGTTTGATGTGGGCGGGGTTTTGTAACGCCTCCTGGATGGTCTTTGTGTCGGTTGCTATTGGATCCATGGCTGGTATGATAACTTCCGCTCTTCGTTCATTGATCAGCAAAATGGTTGACACTGATGAAGCGGGGAAAATGTTTGCAATTTTATCAGTGGCCGAGACTTCTTCTAAATTCTTAGGGTCACTAATATTCTTGAATATTTATAGTTTCACTGCACACATTTTCCCTGGAACAGCCTTTCTGGTAGAATCATTTATATACTGTTGTTTGTTATTGGCTCTCATCACTGTATTCAAACCTCTGAGAACTGTACAGTCAACTGATTCACATTATGTGATTCTGAAGTAG